The Mycobacteriales bacterium genome segment ACCCGAGCGTCGTCGACCGGCTTGCGCCGTGGCATTGGCAGGGCGGGTTGGTGCCCAACGCCTCGGCGCCGGTCTGGCCGATGGATGCGTTCCGCAACAAGTTCTTCGACGTGTTCAGCGTCCGCCACGAGAGTGTCCGGCTTCGGGCCAACAGATGAACCGGCGCAGCGTCTGGACCGTGCCACTCAATGGTGAGAACGAATGAACGGGGTTCGGCGATGGCAATGAATCAGTCATGCGGGGGTGTTGTCCCATCTGCTCAGGCGGCGTGGTCGCGGGCGTAGCGGATCAGCCCGACCACGTCATCCGGGACGAGGCGCCCGATTGCGCCAGAGGAGTAGACGCTGACGATGATTTTGCCATCCGGGGCGAGGACGAAGCCGGTGGACTGCAGGTAGCCGCCGGTCGGGTCGATGATCGCGCCGGTGGCGGCGGAGATCGCCTTGGCGTCGGCGCTGTGACCGACCGGGAAGGTGAGGCCGTGCTTGGTGATCAGCTCGGTGGCGGTGGGTTCGTCGTCGATGGACAGGGCGACGACTTTGGCGCCGACATCGGCCAGCTGCTCGGTTGCGCGTTCGAAGGCCCGCAATTGCGCGTTGCAGTAGGGGCACCAGCTGCCGCGGTTGAACAGCACGACACCGAAGCTGCCATGGAGGTCGTCGGGGATGGTGAATGATCCGCCGCCGGCCTGGGCCAGGGTGAGTTTCGGGAACGGGTCGCCGGGGTGCAGCAAGGTCATTGCGATTCTCCTGTCAGGTGTTGTCGTTCGCTAGCGGGTCGCCGGCGTCCCAGATCTGTCCGGTGGCTTGGCCGCCGATCCGGGAGAGCAGGGAGGTGGCCGTCTGCTCGGCACTGAGCAGGGTTCCGGCGGCGTGACGGGTGACGAACCGTTCGTGCAGGGCGGTTCCGATCCGGTCTGGGTCTTGGTAGCGGATGTAGGCCTGCATGGCGGTGTCGACGCTGCCGGGTCGGTATACGTTGACGGTGACGCCGGTCTCGGCAAGTTCCGCGGCGAGGTTGAGGGTGTGGGATTCAAGCGCGGCCTTGCTGGTGGCGTAGGCATTGGCGCGCAGCATGCCGGCCGGGTTGGCGGCGATCCCGCTGGAGACGTTCACGATGCGGCCCCAACCGGCCGTGAGCATGGCCGGCAGGACCGTGAAGGTCAGCCGGGCCGCAGCGGTGACGTTCACCGTCATGGCCCGGGCCCACTCGTCCGGGTTGATGCTGGTACTTGCTCCGAGTGGCGAGACGACCCCCGCGTTGTTGATAAGGATGTCGACCGAACCCCATCGGTGCTCGATCCATTTGAGCGCATCGCTTACCTGGTCGCTGTCGGCGACATCGGCGGGAACGGCAACCGCGTCGCCGCGGCGCGCGCAGGCCAACGCGGAGATCGATGTGACAGTATCGATCACCTGTTCGGTCGAGCGGGCCAGCACGGCGACGTTCGCGCCGCGGGCGGCTAGCCCGCGGGCCACGGCTTGCCCGATGCCCCGACCTGCGCCGGTCACCAGCGCTACGCGGCCCCGCAGGGAATCTGCATTTGTGCTCATGTTGTCGTTAGCGTCAGCGACCGGTGCGCTCTTACCGAGCACGGTTGATCAATTTTTGGTCACGACGATGGTGGTGTTCGATCTACGGGGCTGGGATGAGTTCATGACCGGCGCAGCAACGCCGACGCGGTGACGACATCTCCGGGGCCTAGGTGATGGTCAGGCCGTCGGCCGGCGCGCAACTGGCGGCCAGTCAGTCCGGCGGCGTGGAGCAGAGCCTGCCCGTCGCGGGCGTTCACGGTTGTCAGAGCGATCTCGTTCGGACGATCCTCCGCGCTCCCGGCTCAGCGCCGCCGGGCGGTTGCAGCCAGCCACGGCAGTACGGGCGCTGTCAGGAGAAGTGGGTTACCGGTCGTTCGAGCAGTTGCCCGTCGAGGATGGTGTCGACCTTCTCGTTGTAGAAGGCGATGAGTCCGGCGATGGGTTGCAGCTGCCGGGCGGGGAAGTCGTAGGTCCAGGCCAGGTCGGGGTGAACCGTGTCACCGGTCTGGGCGCTCCAGTAGCCGCTGGTGATCCCTTTGTAGGGGCAGGCGGTGACCGTGTCGCTGGGCCGCAGGCGGGTGAAGTCGACTTCGCTGCGGTTGAGGTAGTAGCGGGTCGGCAGGCCGGTCTCGAACACGAGCACCGGCGAGCCGGATTCGGCGAGCACTGTCCCGTCGACTTCGACCCGTACGTGCCGGGTGCTGCGTATCGCGTCGACGCGGGTGTAAGGGTCGCGGGGGTGGACGAAGACTTGTTCGTCCTCCTCGTACCAGGCGTCGACCGCGTCCCACTCGACCCGGGCGAAGCCGGTGAGACCGTGCGTGGCGTCGTTTCCGTAGATCCGCAGTGCCGCCGGGCGTACGTCGTGGCCGACTCGGACGGTGTGTCGGCGGGCGGTGCCGCGGCTGAGCTTCTGCTCGTGCTGTTCGTCGAGCAGGACTGCCGGGTCGATGTCGACGGAGGGGATGTAGTACTGCGGATAGGCGGCCTTCTCCCAGACATAGAGCGCCGCCGTCGTGTCCAGGATGACGCGCCCGGCGACCACGGCCCGGATCCGGCGAGGCACCGGGGCGGTGTCGTTGACCCGCGGCAAGTCCGGCGGGTAGGTACTCATCAGGGTGTGCCTTCCGGCTCGGCCGGCAATTCGCCCCGAGCCTCGGCTTGGACGGCGGCAAGCAGTCCCTCGAAGTCGTCGCCGCAGGGCCCGCAGGCGGCCAGGTGAGCCGCGACCCCGGGATAGCGTGCCCGCGCGGCGCCGGTCCGATCGGCCGCGCTCGGCCCCAGGCTGGGATCGCGGACAAGCTCGGTGTAGACATGCAGCATCTGCAGGGCCTGGTCGCAGCCGACATCGGCGGGATCGGTTCGGAGGAACTGCTCCAGCTCGGCCCACCCCGTCATGGCCGCCTCACCTCGGTCCCCTTGTCGTGTTCCACCCTTGCCGTGGCTGGGCTGCCGCGCAACGTCGGGACCATCCACATATCCGTTAGCGGCGAGCGCGGCCCGCAACTTACGTCGGGCGTCGAACATCGTTTTGTAGATCGCGTTGCGGGTGGATCCGGTTTGGGCGACCACGGCGTCCAGGGGCACTGCGTTGACCACCAGGGCGAGAAACACTGATCGCTGCCGTTCGGTCAGCGCGGTCTGGACGGCCTCGCGGACCGCGGTCACGAGTTCGACGTGCTGCGCGTGCTCGTCGGGCCGCATACCGAAGCGGTCCGGTAGCCGATCCCAGTCGTCGGCCTCCAGGACGCTCGCGGGGTGCCGGTGCCAGAAGTGGCGCCCGAGTTTGGTCGAGACCTCGAGCACCGCGAACCGGTACGCCCACGTGGTGAACCGGCTCTCCCCACGAAATTGGTCCAGCTTGCCGAGGATCGCCAGCACCGCGTCGGCGGCGGCCTGATGGGCCAGGTCGTCGAGTTCAGGGCCGGTCAGTGCGTGTTGGTTCGAGCGGCGGCCCAGCTCGGCCCGGGCGACACGCAGCAGCAGGGCATGTAGCCGTTCCACGGCCTGCTCCCGTGGGCGCCCGCCGGCGGCGAGCGTGTCAAGCCACTGCTCGTTACCCGCGGCGCGGGTCACCGCCAGCTCAGGGTCGACCGCTGTCGCGGGCCCGACGGCCCGGGCAGCAGCGACGCTGATCATCGTGGTGTCCATATCGGCTCCTTCATCCGGCCCGTCCCCATGGCGCCCCTTGGCCGAGCGCCGGTCTTGCTTCGGCGGACTCGGAGACCGCCGGTGCAGGCGCTTAGATAGCGATGCGGCCCCCGTCGACGGGCAGGACCGCGCCATAGACGTAGGCAGCGTCGTCGCCGGCGAGGTAGGTGACGGCGTGCGCGATGTCCTCGGGCTGGCCGACCTTGCCGTGCGGGGTGGCCGCAGCCAGCTGGTCCTGGGCGTCGCCCATGACGGCGGTGCCCTCGGTGCGGGTCGGACCGGGGGAGACGGCGTTCACCCGCACACCCGATGGGCCGTATTCGGCAGCCCACGCTTTGGTCAGCAGGGTAAGGGCGGCCTTACTGGAGCTGTAGAGGGCCATGCCCGCCTGTCCGTACTGGGCGACCATCGTGGTGATGTTGATGACCGCGCCCTTGCCGCGGGCGGCCATCGCCGGCGCAAGCTCGGCGACCAGGAAGAACGGAACCTTGACGTTGACGTCGTAGACCGAGTCGAACTCGGCCTCGGTGTGGGAGTCGGTCGGGCCGAACGGGAACACCCCGGCGTTGTTGACCAGGATGTCGACCCGGCCGCCGCCGAGTTCGATGGCCTCGCGGGCGAGGGTGCGGGCGCTGGCCTGGTCGCTGAGCGCCGCGGCGATGAATTCGGCCTTGCCGCCGGCGGCGCGAATATCGGCCACGATCTGATCGCCGCGGGCGACGTCGCGGCCGGTCACGATCACGTGGGCGCCGTGGTCAGCAAGATCGCGGGCGGTAGCCCGACCGATGCCGCTGTTGCCGCCCGTGACCAGGGCCACCGATCCGGTCAGGTCAGTAGTCATGTGAGGTCCCTTTCGCTCTGGGCCGGGAATTGGTCTGCGGAACGCTCCCGCGCTGTCCGGCAAGGCCAACCTCCGGTCCGAGCGGTGTATTGCCGACCGGTTGACGGTCTTGCCGCTGGCGGTCATAAGCGGTGCTTCTAGCCGGTCGACGACCGACTGCGCTGCCGCGTGCGTGAAGGCAGGAACAATGGATGGTCGTGGAGATTCGCGAGCTGCGGGCGTTCGTCGCCGTCGTCGAGGAAGGCGGACTGTCGGCGGCCGCGCGGCGCCTGCACGTCAGCCAGTCCGCGCTGTCGCAGACTGTCCGCTCACTGGAGCGGCAGCTCGGTGTGCAGCTGCTGGTGCGCGATCACACCGGCGCTCGCCCAACTGAATCCGGAAAGCTCTTGCTCCACGGCGCGCGTAACCTGATCGCCCACCACGACGAGTTGCTCGCCGCCGTGGCCGCCCCGACGGCGACCAGCCACGGACGGATTCGCGTCGGTGTGCCGTTGGAGTTCGCTGTCGACGTGCTGCCCAGTGCGCTGGCGCAGCTCGCGGCCGACTACCCCGACACCAAGGTCGAACTCCTGCACGCCTCCAGCTCGGCGCAGATGTCGGCGTTGCACGCCGCCGAACTCGAGGTAGCTCTCGTGCGCGACCGCCCCGCCGACGACCGATTCGAGGCCGTGCTCGTGGTCGAGGAATCGCTGGGAGTGATCCTGTCCGCCGAGCGCTCGGCCGAGCTGGCCGAACCTACCGGCGTGCACCTGCACGAGTTGGCGGGGCTGCAGTGGATCGCGTTCGCCCGATCGGAGTCGCCGGCCTGGTACGACCAGGTCGCCGCTACCTTGCGCGGTCACGGCGTCGCCGTCACAGAGCAGTCTCGGGGCGAGGGCGGGCCGCTGATCGCCGAAGTGAAGCTCGGCGCTGCACGCACCGGCAAGGCCTTCGCGTTCGCGCCCCCGGGTTGGGCACATCCGCTCCCTGACGGCATGACCTGGCACCCCCTCATCGGGAACCCGATCGTTCGGCGGACCTGGGCCGTCTGGCTTGCCGCGGCCCGCGACCGCGACCTCGCAGCGCTGATCGCGATCCTCGATACGGGCGCGTAAAGACCAGCTGTCCCGTCCATCTGGCGGTTCTGCAGAACGCTCGTGGCCGAGAGGAGGGAACGACGACGGCGTACGTGCTCACCGAGCTCAGTCCCTTTCCGAGTCGCTAGGACTCAGAGTCAGGCCACGTCACTTACACGTCCGATCTGACACGCCCCGCACAACGTCAGCGAGATAGACCCAGATAGACCCCGGCGTCCGGTTAGGGTGTTGCGCTGCCAGAGTGGATCGGTAGCGTGAGTTCGACGCTTGTTCCGGCGTGGGGTGCACTGTGCACAGTGAGCGTGCCCCCAAGTGCTTCGGCGCGGTCGGTGACTCCGACGAGCCCCGAGCCACGGGCCGGGTTGGCGCCTCCGTGGCCGTCATCGCGGATACGTATGCGGAGTTGGTCTTCGTCGACGTCGCCGGTGATCTGGATCAGTGTGGCGTTGGCGTGCTTGACGGCGTTGGTGAGGGATTCGGCGACGACGTAGTAGGCGGCGACTTCGACTTGATCGGATGGGCGCCGAGCGATGTTTACCTCGACTTCGACCGGGACGGGGCAACGTCGAGCTAGGGTTTTCAGGGCCGGGCCGAGACCGCCTTGGGCCAAAATTGCTGGGTGAATGCCGCCGGCGATCTCGCGGATGTGGTCGAGTGTGTCGGTCAGTCCGCGGATGACTCGGGCGAGATCGGCGTGTAGTTGTGGCAGCTCGGCGGGCACCCGTTGTTGGATCGCTTGCAAGTCGATCGCGTGTGCGACCAGGTGTTGTTGGGTGCCGTCATGGAGATCCCGTTCGATGCGGCGGCGGGCAGTGTCGCCCGCCACCACCAGCCGTTGGCGTGAGGCGGCCAGCTCGGCGCGGTTCTTGGCGTTGGCGATGGCCGTGGCGACGAGTGCGGTGAAGTCAGCGAGTCGCTCGCTGGTGGTCGGCGGCAGAGCGACCGAGTCGGCTGCGATCACGATGGCGCCCCACAAGCTTCCCTCGACCATGATCGGTGCGCCCACGGCGGACATTGTGACGTCGGAGGTGGCGGCGGCTTGCCGAGGGGCCTCGGCCCCAGCCGGGCGGTTGGTCTGCGAGATCAGCTCGATGACGCGGATCACGGCTGTGGGGTCTCTCTTGCCAAGTCGGGCCGATCTGATCCACCGGCCCATGACCCGGGTGCTTCTGTCTTCGTCGAACTGTCCTATCAATGCAAGATCGGCCGACAGCATTGTGCCGACTTCGCGGCAGATCAATACATACAGTTCGTCCGGGGTGGTCGCCTGCTGGGCGACGACGGTCGCGACCCGACGTAGCGCGCGCTGCTCATCGGCAAGCCGGACCGACGTACGGGCCGCTCGCTGCGAGCGGGTGGTCAGTTCGGCCACCACCACCGCAGTGAACTCGAAGACGAACAGCGTGTACCAGGTGTCCGACGTGGCGAGCGCGACATGACCGCCGGCCGGCACAAAGAAGTAGGCGAACACCAGAACGCTCGCCACGCTGGTGGCGGTCGCGAGACCCATGCCCCAAAGCACCGCTACGGGGACGACCGCGAGCAGGTAGAGCACGATCAACGGCAGGACCGGCGCGTGATCGTCCAGTACCGAAACGGCGAGACTTACCGCGATGACTAGGACAGCGCTGGTGGCCACGGCGGTAACCCATCGGCGGGCGCGCGCCCGCCTGGCCTCGTGACGATCGGTGACAGTGGTTCGCTTGATGAGCCTCCGCCAGACGGCCTCCGTCATAGCGCGTCCGGCAAAGCTGAGTCAGCACAGTCAGGCGAGCCCGTGGCGCGCCCGTCGTCGTCGAGCGCCGATGCGCTCACGAAGCCAAGCTAACCCAGGAGGGGGACCGAGAACTAGATTTCCGCCCAGATTTGCCGGGCTTGCCGGAAACGATAGCGTCGTCGGCCACTCGCCTCGGCGATAGGTTGAGGCATGGCACCAGCCACGACCAGTCGCGCAACTCCCAACCGCCGCTGCCCGGTGCGACCCGCCCGGCTCGGCTGAGCAACGACAATGATCGGGTGGCGTGTCGTCTTGGCCGAGGATGACGTGCTGCTTCGTGAGGGTCTGGCCAGCCTGCTCGAGCGGTCCGGGTTCGACGTGCTTGGACAAGGCGGTGACGCCGAGACACTCCTCCGGTTGGTGCGGGAGACCACGCCAGATCTGGTGATCGTCGACATCCGAATGCCACCCGAACACAGCATCGAGGGGCTTGATGCAGCGCGGGCCATCCGGGCGCAGTGGCCAGATATTGGCATCGTCGTGCTCTCGGCTTACATCGAGGTGGAGCATGCGATGGAACTACTCGAGGAAGGTGCTCGCAAGATCGGGTACCTGCTCAAGACCCGGGTCACCGACGTCGCCGAATTCATCGACACGCTCGACCGCGTCGCCCGCGGCGCCTCGGTCGTCGACCCAGCCCTCGTCCAGGAACTGGTCGCTGCCCGCAGGCGCAACGATCCTCTCGAGGCGTTGAGCACGCGCGAGCGGGAGGTACTGGCGTTGATGGCCGAGGGTCGGTCGAACGCCGGCATTGCGCGACGGCTCTGGGTCAGCGAGGGCACCGTGGAGAAACACGTGCGGAGCATCATGACGAAACTCGGCCTAACCGAAACCGAGGACGATCACCGCCGCGTCCTGGCCGTTGTCACGTTCCTCGGCGGCGGGTGAGCGCGTCAGTTCGACCGGGGCAGCAAGTTTCGGATTCCCGCTGCGGAGAGTTCAACCTTGGGAAGAAACCCGATGACCGGACTTTCCGCGATCAAGTCGCGGTACTCCAACTCGGTGTGCGTGGACATGAGGATGACCGGTGAAGCCTCGTCAACGTTCGCGAGGCGACGGGCAACTTCGAAGCCACTCTCGGTGCCGAGCTCGACATCGAGCAGGATCACGTCTGGCGTCAACCGCCGGCAGGCATCGACTGCTTGGTCGCCGTTGGTCGCGACGGCGACAATCTGGATACCTTGCGATTCCAACAAAGCGCGCGCTGCCTCGACGAAACGCCGACTGTCGTCGACGATCACGCAGCGCAGCACCACTTGTCCCACTGTCGACCGTGGTCGGCACGCTCGCATCCCGGGTACCCGGAAGATTCGCCGGCTGAATCCGGCCATTACAACGGAGGGGAGGGACATTTGTCCCTCCCCTCCGGGGCACCGGGGAGGGGCGGTGCCCGGTCGTGAACGGCGCCGATACCCGCTGAGTGAGGGGAACGGTCCTTGGTTGGGCCGGATCAGCGGTACGACGACTGGGAAGTGATGGCGGCTATTCTCACCTCTCCCACCGTTCGCGACGAAACTCGGTTATGTGAAACGGTGACGCCGACCGGTCCGGCTCCCGACCCGTCACGTCCCGGGTCACGTGCAAGTGCCGGAAGGGTCGCGGACTTCTCGAGAGGGCTCGTCGGCAGCCGAGATGCGGCTTGCGCATTTAGCCGCGATGTCGGCGCCCAGTCACCGCATACAAGCGGGGGCGATGCGGTCGTCATCGTGGCGACCATCCCCGGCCAGCGGAATGGACCGCACATGTTTCAGCGCATCGGGCGGCCCGGACCCCGGCTTCTGCACTCCGCTCACCGCCTGAACGCATGCTGCTCACCGCCTAAACGCATGCTCCGATAGTGCCGCCGCCGCACGTGTCCTGTCGTTGCGGGCAGCGGCCATCCTGCGATACCGGCCAGCAGGAACTTTGGGTTGGTATCACCGCCAGCGCTTCGACCGTCCGGGGTGCATGTATTGCGTGATTTGGGGCAGTCTTTCCGCGGTTGGTCGTGGTGCCGAGTCGGAACCGGCAGGTGTCGCCGACCCTGAGAGACACCACCGGCGCGTCGGCGGCTTCGTCTTTGTCCTGATGCGTCCCGAGGCGGGCAGCGGGGTCGAGTTGCGTCCATGGACGCAACTCGAACGCGACGTTAGGTAAAGAAACCGGCTGGGTAGCCGAATGATCGTGATGTGACTGGTTTGCCCGCGTTTCGCGGCTCGAGCAATGCCCGGTGGCGGTCCCACCTGCCCGATGTATCCGTGCTGCTGTTCGCCGCAGTCGTGCTCATCACCCATGGCGTACGGGAGCTCGGCGACCGCTCGACCGCCGGGCTGGTCCTGGCGTGGGCTGGCTTCGCGGCCTTTCCGTTGCTGGCCGGTGTGGGGTTGCGGCTGGCGCGTGACGTGCACGCGGCCCGCGATCGAGAAGCCGCGGCCAGAGCTCGCGAAGACGCGGCTCGGGCCGGGGAGGCCGAGAAGGCGCGGCTGTTGGATTGCGCCGAATCGACCGGGCAGGAGTTGATCTGGGAGATCACCCCGGATGGTGTGGTGACCTACATGAGCGGCGTGGCACGGTCGATGTTCGGTATCGACCCCGCGGCGCTGCTCGGCGAGAGCGTGCTCGTTCTTGTTCCGGACGAGAAGCAGGCCGCGGCGCGCGAGATGATCGCGACCTACGTGCGGGAGCGGGCCGGCTGGACCAACCGGGTCTTGGAGATGCGACATGTCGACGGCGGGACCCAACTCGTCGAAAGCTCCGGTGTCGTCCGGCTCGATGCCGTGGGTGACGTGGTCGGGTTCACCGCCACCACCCGCCGGCTCGGCGACGAGTCGGTTCGCCGCATCGCGCGCGACAAGCTGCGCAGCCGCATCCTCGGTGTCATCGAGACCGAAGCCATCCGGACCTTCTTCCAGCCGATCGTCGATCTGCGGACCGGCACCGTGCTGGGGCATGAAGCGCTGTCGCGGTTCGCGGCCGACCCGGCGCAACCGCCGGATCGCTGGTTCGCCGACGCCGAAGAAGTCGGACTGGGCACCCAACTCGACCTGTACGCGATCCAGACCGCGCTGACCGCGGCACACGCGCTCCCCTCAGGCGGATACGTGTCGATCAACGCGGCCCCCGCGACCGTGGCCAGCAACCAGTTCCTGCCGACACTGATCCAGCCCCGCATCCCGCTGCACCGCATCGTCGTCGAACTCACCGAACACGTGTCGGTCCAGGACTACCCCGCCCTCGACGCGGCGCTCGCCGCGTTGCGTCGCCGCGGCGTGCGACTCGCCATCGACGACGCCGGCTCCGGCTACGCCTCGTTCCGGCACATCCTGCGGCTACGGCCGGACATCATCAAACTCGACCGTGACATCGTGCGAGACCTCGACCGCGACCAGGCCCGCGCCGCGCTGGTCACCGCAATGGTCGGCTTCGCCCACGCAGTCGGCGCGGTCGTCACCGCCGAGGGCGTCGAAACCGCCGCCGAACAAGACGCCGCGACGCGGCTCGGCATCGACGCGGCACAGGGTTACCTGTTCGCCGCACCGGCGCGGTACGACGACCGGACGCCGGTATCCAGGAACTGACGCGACAAAAGTTGATCGCATGATCTGCTGCGAAACCTGGCGCTACGGTTCGCGATACGACCGGCCACCCTCCCGCGAGCACGGTCGCGGCGACGGCCACCCCGATAGCGGCAACGGTGAGACGTGTCTCATGGCTTCCTCTCTTCGTGGGTGATGCATCGAACAGCGGGTACATCGTGACCCGGTCCGTGCACCCGGTGGCGCATGAGCGCCTGCTCCGCTTTGGAGCGGTGCATCGATAGATACCGCTGCGCGTTACATCGCGATCCAGCGGGCACGAGTTGGCACCCTGGCTAGTTCGTGCGTATCTCCGTTGCGTATCTGTTCACGACGGCTCACCGGAGTCGCCGGCGTCCCGGCCTTAGGCGGGACGCGCCGCTCACTCGGCGTCGCCACGCCAAAGGAGAAACATCATGACGACGGACACCTCCGCTGTTCGGGTAGCGAAGCCCGACCAGACCTATGTGCCGCTCGGCGACTGGCGGGTCGACCCGGTGCGATCACATGCGTCGTTTACGGCACGCGTCGCCGGCAGGTCTGTTCGGGGTCGGTTGCCCTTGAGCGGAGCAGCGATCGTGGCCGCTTCGGTCGAGGACTCAGCAGTACATCTGACTGCCATCACGAGCGAGGTGAGCACTGGGAATCGCATGCTTGACCGGCTGCTCGCCGGTCCCGGCTTCCTAGACGTCGAGGATCACCCGGAGATCAACTTCCGGTCGCAGATGCTGGTCTGCGTCCCGACCGGATGGAGGGCCATCGGAGACCTGCAGGTCAAGGGAACCGACCACCCGATCGTGTGTGAGCTCGACGCCGACCTGCGCCACGCGAACCCAGGAGACGGCGGGGTGACGCTCACTGGCCGGTGGGTACTTGACTCGACCTGGATCACCAGCCAACGGATTCCGGCGATGTCCCGTCGCGTCGCCATGACCTGCTCGGTCGTCCTCGACCGCCCGATCGAGGACGCTGGCAACGAACTCGCACCTGCGCGTACATGGCGCCGCAGAAGCGACTAGGGCATCGCCGAATGCTCGGGGCGGGGGCCGCTGGTAGTGACCCCTCCGGACAGCGCCCGACGGGCACTGCGACGTCCGATCATCGGCGCTCCTGACGGCCTGGATCGCTGGCTGGGCTCACCACTTCGTAGCCGCAGCTGGCCGTCCGTACCTGACCTCGATGGTGCATCTGGCGATGACCGTGTGGGCCTACGAAGAACTCGTCCACGGCTCCAACTGGTTCCGTCAGCTGCTGGGCGGTGCGTTCATGATCATCCTTACGGCCCGTTGATCACTCCCGGTCTCCCGGCGCGGGCACGCTGACGGCACCGCCGCGGTTGACCGCGACTTCCTGCACATCGCTCGTTCGAGATACGCCGCGTAACCCGCGGCCGTATTAGTCAGCGAACACCAAAGCGAGTTGCCACCTGTCTCCGATCCACGGCACAGAAATGAGGACGCATGCGCACAAGGACAAGGGCCC includes the following:
- a CDS encoding YceI family protein, with the protein product MTTDTSAVRVAKPDQTYVPLGDWRVDPVRSHASFTARVAGRSVRGRLPLSGAAIVAASVEDSAVHLTAITSEVSTGNRMLDRLLAGPGFLDVEDHPEINFRSQMLVCVPTGWRAIGDLQVKGTDHPIVCELDADLRHANPGDGGVTLTGRWVLDSTWITSQRIPAMSRRVAMTCSVVLDRPIEDAGNELAPARTWRRRSD